A DNA window from Paenibacillus sp. HWE-109 contains the following coding sequences:
- a CDS encoding ComF family protein yields the protein MMRRMKNFFGTLASLFNVEKEDCPLCKQASVIQLKQLGLCKSCFDRIPWILKVQCPICGRGEKCWDCQRRQLTYFTKNRSAVKYDNSMKGLLARYKYRGDERLESVIGNMLVHAYHLVKIDEQKEASNSSRAQSIITFVPVSDRRMLERGFNQAEQMAFELGRRVGLIVVPLLTRSKHTDKQSFKKRNERLEDLEHVFELDLSYITHEGLVETSGIIYLVDDVYTTGSTMNQCASVLRDNFSAEVVGLTWAR from the coding sequence ATGATGAGACGGATGAAAAATTTTTTTGGAACGTTGGCTTCATTATTTAACGTCGAAAAAGAGGACTGCCCTCTTTGTAAGCAAGCAAGTGTAATTCAATTGAAACAACTTGGTCTTTGCAAGTCGTGTTTTGATCGGATTCCCTGGATTCTAAAAGTGCAATGTCCTATTTGTGGACGAGGCGAAAAATGTTGGGATTGTCAGAGGAGACAGCTGACCTATTTCACAAAAAATCGCAGCGCTGTAAAATATGATAATAGCATGAAAGGGTTGCTAGCGAGATATAAATATCGTGGGGATGAACGTCTTGAGTCAGTAATAGGTAACATGCTTGTTCATGCGTATCATTTAGTGAAAATTGATGAGCAGAAGGAAGCTAGTAACTCCAGTAGAGCGCAATCAATTATCACCTTCGTACCCGTGAGCGATAGAAGAATGCTGGAACGGGGTTTTAATCAAGCGGAACAAATGGCTTTTGAATTAGGAAGACGAGTTGGATTGATCGTTGTACCCCTTCTTACTCGTTCCAAGCATACCGATAAACAAAGTTTTAAGAAGAGGAATGAGCGATTGGAAGATTTGGAACATGTGTTTGAATTGGATTTATCGTATATAACTCATGAGGGATTGGTGGAAACATCGGGGATTATTTACCTTGTGGATGACGTATATACAACAGGAAGTACAATGAACCAGTGTGCCAGTGTGCTGAGAGATAATTTCTCCGCTGAGGTAGTTGGACTAACATGGGCGCGGTGA
- the metK gene encoding methionine adenosyltransferase, translating to MAQVRGRRLFTSESVTEGHPDKICDQISDSVLDAFLANDPNARVACEVSVATGLVLVIGEITSSSEYVDIQAIARQTIKEIGYTRAKYGFDSQTCAVLVSLNEQSPDIAQGVNRALEAREGSMSDEEIEAIGAGDQGLMFGFAVNETPELMPLPISISHQLARRLTEVRKNGTLPYLRPDGKTQVTVEYLDDKPVRVDAIVVSTQHSEDVTLEQIQKDIKEHVINPIVPAHLLDANTNYFINPTGRFVIGGPQGDAGLTGRKIIVDTYGGYARHGGGAFSGKDPTKVDRSGAYAARYVAKNIVAAGLAEKCEVQLAYAIGVARPVSIAVDTFGTSTVSEEKLVELIHKNFDLRPAGIIKELDLRRPIYRQTAAYGHFGRNDLDVPWERTDKAETLKAQALV from the coding sequence ATGGCGCAAGTACGTGGTCGTCGTTTATTTACATCCGAATCCGTAACAGAAGGTCATCCAGATAAGATTTGTGACCAAATTTCTGACTCGGTATTGGATGCTTTTCTTGCCAATGATCCGAATGCTCGTGTAGCATGTGAGGTATCTGTAGCAACTGGTTTGGTTTTGGTAATCGGTGAGATTACATCAAGTTCTGAATATGTAGATATTCAAGCAATTGCTAGACAAACGATTAAAGAAATTGGGTACACACGTGCGAAGTACGGTTTTGACTCCCAAACATGTGCGGTTCTCGTTTCATTGAATGAACAATCCCCTGACATTGCACAAGGTGTGAACAGAGCACTTGAAGCAAGAGAAGGTTCTATGTCCGATGAGGAAATCGAAGCAATTGGCGCTGGTGACCAAGGTCTGATGTTCGGATTCGCGGTTAACGAAACTCCTGAACTTATGCCGCTTCCGATCTCCATTTCTCACCAATTGGCTCGTCGTTTGACAGAAGTTCGCAAAAATGGTACTTTACCATACCTGCGTCCTGATGGAAAAACACAAGTAACTGTTGAGTATTTAGATGATAAGCCTGTTCGTGTTGATGCAATTGTTGTTTCTACACAGCATAGTGAAGATGTAACTTTGGAGCAAATCCAAAAAGATATCAAAGAGCATGTTATCAACCCGATCGTTCCAGCTCACTTGTTGGATGCGAACACAAACTACTTCATTAACCCAACTGGTCGTTTTGTTATCGGCGGACCGCAAGGGGATGCTGGTTTGACTGGCCGTAAAATCATCGTTGATACGTATGGCGGTTATGCTCGTCACGGCGGCGGTGCTTTCTCTGGTAAGGATCCAACAAAAGTTGACCGTTCCGGTGCATACGCAGCTCGTTATGTTGCCAAAAATATCGTAGCTGCTGGACTTGCTGAAAAATGTGAAGTTCAACTGGCTTACGCAATTGGCGTAGCTCGTCCGGTTTCCATTGCTGTTGATACTTTCGGAACAAGCACAGTTAGCGAAGAGAAGCTCGTTGAGCTTATCCACAAAAACTTTGACCTTCGTCCTGCAGGCATCATCAAAGAGCTTGACCTGCGTCGCCCAATCTACCGTCAAACAGCTGCTTACGGTCACTTTGGCCGCAATGACCTGGACGTTCCTTGGGAGCGTACAGACAAAGCTGAGACTTTGAAAGCACAAGCTTTGGTTTAA
- the flgM gene encoding flagellar biosynthesis anti-sigma factor FlgM yields MKINDNQRIGAVNPYKKVGDSKFAYSTEKKDKPKDQVEISAEAKELLGVHESARTEEQARRIEDLKSSVANGTYRVDANKIAEKLLPFLK; encoded by the coding sequence ATGAAGATTAATGACAATCAAAGGATCGGTGCAGTAAATCCATACAAAAAAGTAGGAGATAGTAAATTTGCGTACTCAACTGAAAAAAAAGATAAACCCAAAGATCAAGTTGAAATTTCAGCTGAAGCAAAGGAACTTTTAGGTGTACATGAGAGTGCTCGTACGGAAGAGCAAGCTCGTCGTATTGAAGACTTGAAAAGTTCAGTAGCCAATGGTACATACCGTGTGGATGCGAATAAAATTGCAGAAAAACTTCTTCCATTTCTGAAGTGA
- a CDS encoding response regulator has protein sequence MDNTASHKRNVRLVIADDHQLFREGVKRIINMEDDMEVIGECGDGIQVIELCNQITPDIVLMDINMPLENGVVATERLKLIFPDIKVIILSIHDDESYVFETLRKGASGYLLKDMEAESLINAIRSVVAGHAYIHPKVTGKLINQLRRMTYLDDVGVVGNGQGVKDSALKYIHNANSPLTKREAEVLRLMAEGKSNKLIGEFLFISEKTVKNHVSSILQKMEVDDRTQAVIIAIKNGWVTL, from the coding sequence ATGGACAACACGGCGAGTCATAAACGCAATGTACGTCTCGTCATTGCAGACGACCATCAATTGTTTCGCGAAGGTGTTAAACGGATTATTAATATGGAAGATGATATGGAAGTCATCGGTGAATGTGGTGACGGGATCCAGGTTATCGAGCTTTGCAATCAAATTACCCCTGATATTGTGCTGATGGATATCAACATGCCTCTGGAGAACGGTGTTGTTGCGACGGAGCGATTGAAGCTGATTTTTCCAGATATCAAAGTTATTATTCTTTCCATTCACGATGATGAGAGCTATGTATTTGAAACTCTCCGCAAAGGAGCATCAGGCTACTTGCTCAAAGACATGGAGGCAGAGTCGCTCATTAATGCGATTCGTTCTGTTGTCGCGGGTCATGCCTATATTCACCCTAAGGTTACGGGTAAGTTGATCAATCAGCTCAGACGGATGACCTATTTGGATGATGTAGGGGTAGTAGGAAATGGACAAGGTGTGAAAGATTCAGCTTTAAAATACATACATAATGCAAATAGTCCACTAACCAAACGGGAAGCAGAAGTGCTTCGACTTATGGCCGAGGGGAAAAGTAACAAACTGATTGGAGAATTCCTATTTATCAGCGAGAAAACGGTTAAAAACCACGTCAGCAGCATTCTTCAGAAAATGGAAGTAGATGACCGGACACAAGCTGTTATTATCGCGATCAAAAATGGTTGGGTAACTCTGTAG
- a CDS encoding DEAD/DEAH box helicase — MKVQLYAVCLGTTWKWQLSIHTKTDIHYWFEHYAADAGLVLFEPFISLGQGVRLLQSLRKEKLFAVENVEVKAENMLKRLRTHAYESGITLSKTLDMSIISYESWKHARPMLMLEAGVYNSIVEACSGRSLLVEEICQVLEGIGVNCEVEDVWLSYLQLAHLNGDLEWGAGLKIVDSREWRQWFKKGVIYRCNRCGSGNERMFWSSCIHCGQECPYCEECLAMGRVRFCSLLVSGRSSIETRVVVSEDLCAYIEPWGLSRPQARASLEGLQYISGAGAKVQERGARGFVDTKPLAPRKFLIWAVTGAGKTEMIFPFIHYTVAKGGRVLIATPRKDVVLELQPRITQAFTGYSVVTLYGGSEQRWEQGQITIATTHQLLRFHEAFDLVVIDEIDAFPYHNNPMLAYAASKVCKPSGINILLSATPPKAIRQAAERGQLPHVRVPVRYHRHPLPVPQLISVPSLRKSQQTQSIPKTLSNKIEVSIDRGAQVFIFVPNIQLVEPVVELLRSLWKSTTSICIEGTSSKDPSRSDKVQRFRNREIRLLVTTTILERGVTVPKSDVFILDADSRLFDEAALVQMAGRAGRSKDDPAGMVYFAAKEMTQAQKEAIRQIRHMNRIASKQGYLVGG, encoded by the coding sequence ATGAAGGTTCAACTTTACGCAGTTTGTTTAGGGACAACGTGGAAGTGGCAGTTATCCATTCACACGAAGACGGACATCCACTATTGGTTCGAGCATTACGCAGCCGACGCCGGCCTCGTATTGTTCGAACCTTTTATTTCGTTAGGGCAGGGTGTGCGGTTGCTGCAGAGCCTTAGAAAAGAAAAATTATTTGCAGTAGAGAATGTTGAAGTGAAAGCAGAAAATATGTTGAAAAGGCTTCGTACTCATGCGTATGAGTCGGGTATAACGCTGAGTAAGACACTCGATATGTCTATAATTAGTTATGAATCCTGGAAACATGCGAGGCCAATGTTAATGCTGGAGGCGGGCGTATATAACAGTATTGTTGAAGCATGCAGCGGTAGATCGTTACTCGTGGAAGAAATCTGTCAGGTATTAGAGGGTATTGGGGTTAATTGTGAGGTAGAAGACGTGTGGTTGTCTTATTTACAGTTAGCGCATCTTAACGGCGATCTGGAATGGGGAGCTGGTTTGAAGATTGTCGACTCCCGAGAATGGCGTCAATGGTTTAAGAAGGGGGTTATTTATAGATGCAATCGTTGTGGGAGTGGGAATGAGCGGATGTTCTGGTCGAGCTGCATCCATTGCGGACAAGAATGTCCTTATTGCGAGGAGTGCCTTGCGATGGGGCGTGTTCGGTTTTGTTCTTTACTCGTTAGTGGGAGATCATCTATAGAAACGAGAGTTGTTGTTTCGGAGGATCTCTGTGCCTATATAGAGCCCTGGGGGCTAAGCAGACCACAAGCGAGAGCATCGCTGGAGGGTTTGCAATATATTAGCGGAGCAGGAGCAAAGGTACAAGAACGAGGAGCGAGGGGCTTTGTGGATACTAAACCATTAGCTCCGCGTAAGTTTTTGATCTGGGCAGTTACTGGCGCTGGGAAAACAGAGATGATTTTTCCCTTTATCCACTATACGGTGGCCAAAGGTGGACGAGTTCTTATCGCAACACCACGCAAGGACGTGGTGTTGGAGCTTCAGCCGCGTATCACGCAAGCTTTCACGGGCTACAGCGTTGTTACGCTGTATGGAGGAAGCGAGCAGCGATGGGAGCAGGGCCAGATCACGATCGCGACAACGCACCAACTGCTGCGTTTTCACGAGGCCTTTGATCTGGTTGTTATTGATGAGATTGATGCGTTTCCGTATCACAACAATCCCATGCTAGCCTATGCCGCGTCTAAAGTCTGTAAGCCTAGTGGCATCAACATTCTACTTTCGGCTACACCCCCGAAAGCTATCAGACAAGCTGCTGAGCGCGGGCAGCTGCCGCATGTTCGAGTGCCTGTTCGTTACCACAGGCACCCCCTGCCAGTACCTCAGCTAATTTCTGTACCCAGTTTGAGAAAATCACAACAAACACAGTCCATACCGAAGACATTGTCTAATAAAATAGAGGTCTCTATTGATCGAGGAGCACAAGTATTTATTTTTGTGCCTAACATTCAATTGGTAGAGCCAGTAGTCGAACTATTAAGAAGCTTATGGAAAAGTACTACCTCCATATGCATAGAGGGGACTTCGTCCAAAGATCCCTCTCGAAGCGACAAAGTGCAAAGATTTAGAAACAGAGAGATTCGATTGCTTGTGACTACGACGATTTTAGAGCGGGGTGTTACTGTACCTAAGTCTGATGTGTTCATTCTAGATGCAGATTCAAGGCTGTTCGATGAAGCAGCACTCGTTCAGATGGCAGGACGCGCGGGAAGGTCGAAGGACGATCCCGCCGGGATGGTCTATTTTGCAGCAAAAGAAATGACGCAAGCACAAAAGGAGGCAATTCGACAAATTCGGCATATGAATCGCATTGCGAGCAAGCAAGGTTATTTAGTTGGGGGATGA
- a CDS encoding stalk domain-containing protein gives MTVQRQVGLGALACALVWQLVAGTSVHAAGPTLTLSSQEIITSGAVMKNYVWTTTRSNKDVSVNANVVEVDLTNPNVKIDAMAGTKNQFTKNQSVLGMVKDTGAVAGVNGDFFNTQAEGVPEGAQITNGQVMATPAKISGLYSFAITKSNQPIIDIFDFQGKVTAKDGTSFELGGVNKTYYWDDNDVAMIADGLFLYTSAWAMTQRAVDGTHVPTEALIQNDIVKEIAVDTNVKMIAPADGYILRGSGLAREFIVNHLKVGDKITTKYDMIPHDASQTYDWKNFKMLIGGSTLLVDDAKPSYFTRNIGDFSGYSPRSRTAIGYSKDMKTAYIITSDRSAGSAGMTLPELQQFMIGAGVWKGMVLDGGGSTQMVSRPLGDFDPKLVNKTENGNQRSVVNGVGVYSTAPKGDLKGLILKGQNILFMNEPSTYQFKAYDDYYNPIAIDGIVPQWSTSTTNGSFKDNVYTPSTTGKTQITAKSGKGSASMDVEVVGRDQITAMTFNAGAFSLTEGGDFKLPISVTTRSGATRDLPAASATWELSGVKGSLKDGVLHVDSASGSQAAQVIARYDGYSTMVTLPIGQEKSWYDVDKYAVMTTGDKYPAEVVSAVNIAQDNGNKNLEIAYDFTKGTGTKAAYARFNGTSGAPIEGEPEFITARVLGDGSFNWVRAEVVDANGITNLVSFTENMNWTGWRKLTADVSDLKYPLKIKSVYVANPANGQDERASKGKINIDDISFIYKGQLTSLPKNTVKLTVNKKQVTLNDKPLTLEQAPTIVNDNTLIPLRFVTEALGGNVKWDEKERKVTVIRGDKLIDLWIDNSDLIVNGQRVTAEVAPKIMNNVTMVPLRLISEKLGFKVGWEPKNYGITLE, from the coding sequence ATGACGGTACAGAGGCAAGTAGGGTTAGGTGCGCTGGCTTGCGCATTGGTGTGGCAGTTGGTAGCAGGAACTTCGGTGCACGCGGCAGGGCCGACATTAACACTAAGTTCACAAGAGATAATTACATCAGGCGCTGTAATGAAGAATTACGTTTGGACAACAACGAGAAGCAATAAGGATGTTTCGGTTAACGCCAATGTGGTAGAGGTAGACTTGACGAATCCGAACGTTAAGATAGACGCAATGGCAGGGACGAAGAATCAATTCACGAAAAACCAGAGTGTGCTTGGTATGGTGAAGGATACTGGGGCTGTAGCTGGTGTGAATGGAGACTTTTTTAATACACAGGCGGAAGGTGTGCCAGAAGGTGCACAAATTACGAATGGGCAAGTGATGGCGACGCCAGCGAAGATATCTGGATTATATTCTTTTGCGATTACGAAGAGTAATCAGCCTATCATTGATATTTTTGACTTTCAAGGCAAGGTAACGGCGAAGGATGGTACTTCATTTGAGCTTGGCGGTGTGAATAAAACGTATTACTGGGATGATAATGATGTCGCGATGATTGCAGACGGGCTTTTTCTTTATACAAGTGCCTGGGCTATGACGCAGCGTGCAGTGGATGGGACGCATGTTCCAACAGAAGCACTTATTCAGAATGATATCGTTAAGGAAATTGCTGTGGATACCAATGTAAAAATGATCGCTCCCGCAGATGGATATATTCTCAGAGGTTCAGGACTTGCCAGGGAGTTTATCGTTAATCACCTCAAAGTTGGAGATAAAATCACGACCAAATATGATATGATTCCGCATGATGCTTCTCAGACCTATGACTGGAAAAATTTCAAAATGCTAATAGGCGGAAGCACATTACTTGTTGATGATGCGAAGCCTAGTTATTTTACGCGCAATATTGGCGATTTCAGTGGGTACAGTCCTCGTTCTCGTACAGCAATAGGCTATTCGAAGGACATGAAAACAGCTTATATTATTACGTCTGACAGGAGTGCAGGCAGTGCGGGGATGACGCTTCCGGAGCTTCAGCAATTCATGATTGGCGCTGGGGTTTGGAAAGGGATGGTTTTGGACGGAGGCGGATCTACACAGATGGTTTCGAGACCGTTGGGTGACTTTGATCCTAAGCTTGTAAACAAAACGGAGAACGGTAATCAACGATCTGTAGTGAATGGTGTTGGTGTATATTCGACAGCGCCAAAGGGTGATTTGAAAGGACTTATCTTAAAGGGCCAAAACATTTTATTCATGAATGAACCCAGCACTTATCAATTCAAAGCTTATGATGACTATTATAATCCAATTGCAATAGATGGGATTGTTCCACAGTGGAGCACCTCCACAACCAATGGATCTTTTAAAGACAATGTTTATACACCATCAACGACTGGTAAAACTCAAATTACCGCAAAATCAGGGAAAGGATCAGCATCCATGGATGTTGAGGTCGTGGGTAGAGATCAAATTACAGCGATGACTTTCAATGCAGGGGCTTTTTCGCTAACTGAGGGCGGAGACTTCAAGTTGCCTATCAGTGTGACTACAAGAAGTGGAGCAACTCGGGATTTACCAGCGGCCTCTGCGACATGGGAACTTAGTGGTGTTAAAGGGTCACTGAAAGATGGGGTTCTCCATGTAGACAGTGCGTCTGGATCCCAGGCAGCTCAAGTTATCGCCAGATATGATGGGTACAGCACGATGGTCACATTGCCTATTGGTCAAGAGAAGTCGTGGTACGATGTGGATAAATATGCAGTCATGACTACAGGGGACAAATACCCTGCGGAAGTAGTTTCTGCGGTGAATATTGCCCAAGATAACGGAAATAAGAATCTTGAGATAGCTTATGATTTCACAAAAGGGACAGGAACGAAAGCGGCATACGCAAGATTTAATGGAACGAGCGGTGCTCCTATTGAAGGTGAACCAGAATTTATTACAGCGAGAGTGCTTGGTGATGGAAGTTTTAACTGGGTACGAGCAGAGGTTGTTGACGCGAACGGCATTACGAATTTGGTGAGTTTTACAGAGAATATGAACTGGACTGGCTGGCGCAAATTAACAGCAGACGTGTCGGATCTCAAATATCCGCTCAAAATCAAAAGTGTTTATGTGGCCAATCCAGCCAATGGGCAGGATGAAAGAGCTTCAAAAGGGAAAATTAATATTGATGATATTTCATTTATTTACAAGGGCCAACTGACATCATTGCCGAAAAATACCGTAAAGCTGACTGTAAATAAAAAGCAAGTGACATTGAATGATAAACCTCTTACATTAGAGCAAGCACCTACCATCGTAAATGATAATACACTGATTCCCCTCCGCTTTGTTACAGAAGCGCTTGGTGGCAACGTAAAGTGGGACGAAAAAGAACGTAAAGTTACGGTCATTCGCGGGGATAAATTAATAGATCTGTGGATTGATAATTCAGACCTAATCGTTAATGGGCAGCGTGTGACAGCAGAAGTAGCGCCTAAAATCATGAATAATGTGACAATGGTCCCATTACGCCTCATTTCTGAGAAATTAGGCTTTAAAGTAGGCTGGGAACCCAAAAATTATGGGATAACATTGGAATAA
- a CDS encoding flagellar protein FlgN: MSIKPLLDTMDKLQDAHEALLELAKAKKQILISNDVERLNMFVNKESKYVRAVAEANQERLQHVSSYLISRGYNPNPKITISDLIKVIFKAEEKQALLQAQQKLMMTIQDLKQINKLNQQLIEQSLAFIDYSVDLVLGAPEDDVVYQNPQQQSYGTKRTGIFDTKA, encoded by the coding sequence ATGTCGATAAAGCCTTTGTTGGATACAATGGATAAACTTCAAGATGCTCATGAGGCATTGCTCGAATTGGCAAAAGCTAAGAAGCAAATTCTTATTAGTAACGATGTTGAGCGGCTAAATATGTTTGTAAACAAAGAAAGTAAGTATGTAAGAGCAGTTGCTGAAGCCAATCAAGAACGCTTGCAACATGTTAGTTCTTACTTGATTTCAAGGGGTTATAATCCAAATCCCAAAATAACGATCAGCGACTTGATAAAAGTGATATTTAAGGCAGAAGAGAAGCAAGCGCTTTTGCAGGCTCAGCAAAAATTAATGATGACCATTCAGGATCTAAAACAGATCAACAAATTAAATCAACAATTAATTGAGCAATCGCTAGCTTTTATCGATTATTCAGTTGATCTAGTCTTAGGGGCCCCTGAAGACGATGTGGTTTATCAGAATCCGCAACAGCAGTCCTATGGAACCAAACGAACAGGGATTTTTGATACGAAAGCGTAG
- a CDS encoding alpha/beta-type small acid-soluble spore protein yields MARGNKVVPESKKALDVLKYEIAAELGLPVGKQMSLNADTEFATELGAIPSSSIKEDYWGHISSRDAGAVGGTITKRLIQRAEEVLFSL; encoded by the coding sequence ATGGCTAGAGGCAATAAAGTGGTTCCTGAATCGAAGAAGGCACTGGATGTTCTAAAGTATGAAATCGCTGCAGAATTAGGTTTGCCTGTAGGTAAGCAAATGTCGTTGAACGCCGATACGGAGTTTGCAACAGAGCTTGGGGCTATACCATCGAGTTCGATTAAGGAAGACTACTGGGGTCACATCTCCTCCAGAGATGCTGGTGCAGTAGGTGGGACTATTACGAAAAGACTAATTCAACGTGCAGAAGAAGTGCTTTTTTCGCTATAG
- a CDS encoding sensor histidine kinase — protein sequence MQPDAIDRVIKNAINVMESSKYQMFEIAEASRFEKESLIRELEEIKYETSVTIELVDKLEKDYKRSRIRLTEVSRDFNKYREEDIKIAYEAAIAFQLQLTIAREKENNLKTRRNDLQMRTKNVDKQVERAETIVSQMNVVLEYLSGDLNQVTRILESAKNRQLLGLKIILAQEEERKRIAREIHDGMAQTLANVVLRTEIAQRMLVKDDIPAVKEELVDLKGQVRGGLEEVRKIIFNLRPMALDDLGIVPTLRKYVQDFEEKYRIRTQFNLVGKQTRIPSGLEIAIFRLVQEALSNVIKHAKATFLSVELTLEPDQVQIYVVDNGIGFDVPQTEQRIAKGNNFGLLGMRERVELLEGSMVLESEKDSGTKITMLIPIGGGAENKEENQNGQHGES from the coding sequence TTGCAGCCAGACGCTATAGATCGTGTCATAAAAAACGCAATTAACGTCATGGAGAGCAGCAAGTATCAAATGTTTGAAATCGCTGAAGCCTCTCGCTTCGAAAAGGAATCACTTATTCGGGAACTCGAGGAAATTAAATATGAGACGAGTGTAACGATTGAGCTGGTCGATAAGTTAGAGAAGGATTACAAGCGGTCTCGCATTCGACTCACCGAGGTCAGTCGTGACTTCAATAAATATCGTGAGGAAGATATTAAGATTGCTTATGAAGCGGCTATTGCATTTCAATTACAGCTTACAATAGCTAGGGAAAAAGAAAATAACCTGAAGACTAGACGCAATGATCTACAGATGCGGACTAAGAATGTGGACAAGCAGGTGGAGCGAGCCGAAACGATCGTTTCACAGATGAATGTCGTTCTAGAGTACTTATCGGGTGATCTTAATCAGGTGACTCGTATATTGGAATCTGCTAAGAACAGGCAGCTACTAGGTTTGAAAATTATTTTGGCGCAAGAGGAAGAACGAAAGCGTATCGCACGTGAAATACACGATGGGATGGCTCAAACGTTAGCTAATGTTGTACTTCGTACTGAAATTGCTCAGCGTATGCTTGTCAAAGACGACATTCCCGCGGTCAAGGAAGAATTAGTAGATTTAAAAGGTCAAGTCAGAGGGGGGCTTGAAGAGGTTCGCAAGATCATCTTCAACCTCCGCCCAATGGCGCTGGATGATTTGGGTATCGTACCGACTTTGCGTAAGTATGTGCAGGATTTTGAAGAGAAGTATCGTATCCGTACACAGTTTAATCTCGTAGGCAAGCAGACTCGCATTCCATCTGGGCTTGAAATTGCTATTTTCCGACTGGTACAAGAAGCTTTATCTAATGTAATCAAACATGCGAAAGCTACTTTCTTATCTGTTGAGCTCACCTTGGAACCTGATCAAGTGCAAATCTACGTGGTAGATAATGGGATCGGATTTGATGTGCCACAGACAGAGCAGAGAATAGCCAAAGGGAATAATTTCGGATTGCTGGGCATGCGCGAGCGTGTTGAGTTATTGGAAGGCTCAATGGTTCTTGAGTCCGAGAAGGATTCAGGGACCAAAATTACGATGCTAATCCCTATTGGCGGCGGTGCAGAGAACAAGGAGGAAAATCAGAATGGACAACACGGCGAGTCATAA
- a CDS encoding TIGR03826 family flagellar region protein, translating to MNVANCPRCGKIYVKGFAEMCPNCLKDLEQQYDKCLKYLRENKGTNIHDLSEATGVSVKQITKFIRDGRISILHAPNMAYSCEVCGASIRENTICEPCRSKLVKDVRNNAEDERRKTEQEARVQVSFKIKDRLDERH from the coding sequence ATGAATGTCGCTAACTGTCCACGCTGTGGTAAAATATATGTTAAGGGCTTTGCCGAAATGTGTCCAAACTGTTTAAAGGATTTGGAGCAGCAGTACGATAAATGCCTGAAGTACCTACGTGAGAATAAAGGTACAAACATTCATGATTTAAGTGAGGCGACAGGTGTATCAGTTAAACAGATTACAAAATTTATTCGTGATGGTCGCATTTCTATTCTGCATGCACCGAATATGGCCTACTCCTGTGAAGTTTGCGGAGCGTCCATCCGTGAGAATACTATTTGTGAACCTTGCCGCAGTAAGCTTGTTAAGGATGTTAGAAACAACGCAGAAGATGAGCGGCGGAAAACAGAGCAGGAAGCAAGAGTTCAAGTTAGTTTTAAAATTAAAGATCGTTTGGATGAAAGACACTAA